DNA from Thermoplasmatales archaeon:
CAATTTTAACTCTTTCTTCCATACCCATTTTATAAAACCCAGATATGCGGGACGATTTCATAAAAAAACAATTTTATTTCGGTATAAATAATTAACCGACAATTTTATATCTACCTTTTATTTATCTGAATATGGCAAAGAAAAGGAGCGGCTTCCAGTCTGCTGCTGGCTTGGTGAGATACTTTGAGGAAGAAAAAACTGGTTTAAAAATTGATCCAAGATTCATAGTTGTTTTTTCAATTCTTACCGTTGCTGTTGTTGTGATAGTTAAGCATCTCTTTCCCGTCTAATGTATGTTTTCATTCTCGGTCCAGCAGGCGCAGGCAAAACAAGCATAGCAAAAAGCCTTTCTGGATACGGGATTTTAATAAATCTTGATGCCGCAACACCCTGCAATGCGGATGTTGATATAAGGAAATGGGTCAAAGTAGAGGAAATTCAAAAAAATTATTCTCTTGGAATAAACGGGGCTCTTTTAAAGAGTATGGAAATAATAAGCAACATGGATGAATGGTTTGTAAAAGATAAAAGTAAAATTAAAATTGTGGACACACCGGGGCAACTTGATATTTTTCTATATCATGACTATGGAATAAAAATAGTTAAGAAAGCATCTGAAAATGACATTGTTTCATCTGTTTTTGTTGTTGATGCAAATGAAGTTCTTTCAATTGAAAATTATCTTGCAATGCTTGCTTTAAATGCGATTATAAATTTGCGCCTTTCAGTTCCATCAATAACCATCATAAATAAAATTGATATGGTTGATGCCAAGCGAATAAAAAAATTTTTTGATAGAAAATATTTGAAAAATGAGACAAAAAAAGGAGATGCAGTTGTTTCTCTTGCCTCTGGATTGATTGATTATATAGAATATACAAGCATTTATTCCCGTCCAATTTTTACTTCTGTAAAAACTGGAGAAGGAATAAAAGAATTATATGATGCAATTCATGAAGTCCAATGTTCATGCGGCGAGTTATAATTTATTTTATGATTGAACCATACATTTTATAAATAAAAAAACATTTCTCTCAGCATGAAGAAAACAGCAATATGCATTGCAGGAATTTTGCTTGTTTCCTTATTCACCATACAGGGGAGGGCAAATGCTAATGGCGGGGAAATTTCTGGAGTTGCATTTGCAAGTGATGGAAACATAATTACTGTCGGCTATTTGCTCGAGAATGAGAAATATGTAATGACCGTTGAAAAATACGACAGCCAGAATGGATACTTAATTTGGAGCAAGAAATTCAGCACATATTCACAAAATATCGGAAAGGCGGTTGTTGTGGATGCCAGCGGAAACATTTATGCGGGGGCGGTGGCTGGAGGAGGGGTTGCGGGAATTGAAATTCCATCAACTGATTACTTAATTGTTAAATATGATAAGAATGGAAATGAAATATGGAATAAGACATATAATAATGGATTTGCTGATTTTTTAATGGATATGGCGATAGATGAAGATAATAATGTTTATGCAACTGGAATGACTCTTTATCTCAATATTGGAAATCAAAGTCTATCAAATATTGATTTCTGGACAATAAAAATTGGGGGAGATGGAAATATAATCAGGCAGGATAAATATGATGAGGAAATGGATGCAGCTTTTGGTATAGATATTAAAGGAAATAAAGTTATTGTTGCTGGAACTGTGCAGAAAGGGGAGGAGCAGAGTAAATATTGTGCGGTTATCTATAATAAGGATTTGGTTCTGACTTCAACCATATATTATGAAATCGGAATATGTTCTGCTTCGGATGTTGCGATTTTCAATGATGGAAGCTTTGCTGTTACTGGAAGCAAGAATGACGATATATTAACAATTATTTATGATAGCAATGGAAATAAGAAAAAAGAGTTTTCTGAAGGAGGAAGCAAGAAGGAT
Protein-coding regions in this window:
- a CDS encoding ATP/GTP-binding protein: MYVFILGPAGAGKTSIAKSLSGYGILINLDAATPCNADVDIRKWVKVEEIQKNYSLGINGALLKSMEIISNMDEWFVKDKSKIKIVDTPGQLDIFLYHDYGIKIVKKASENDIVSSVFVVDANEVLSIENYLAMLALNAIINLRLSVPSITIINKIDMVDAKRIKKFFDRKYLKNETKKGDAVVSLASGLIDYIEYTSIYSRPIFTSVKTGEGIKELYDAIHEVQCSCGEL
- a CDS encoding preprotein translocase subunit Sec61beta, whose protein sequence is MNMAKKRSGFQSAAGLVRYFEEEKTGLKIDPRFIVVFSILTVAVVVIVKHLFPV